The Papio anubis isolate 15944 chromosome 5, Panubis1.0, whole genome shotgun sequence genome has a segment encoding these proteins:
- the TMCO6 gene encoding transmembrane and coiled-coil domain-containing protein 6 isoform X1, whose protein sequence is MWSRRQGRLRPTVCGVEELRRRRREQEAALRKARREQQLVSKRLLREDAPEEAGEGCVAVILGEAEVQQFLRQAQRGAEEKEREGALVSLRRGLQHPETQQTFIQLEGSMRTLVGLLTSNQALLQLEAARCLHELSHSEQSTIAEACLPATSYLLTYLSGYSSDFIELCLYTLGNLIVESEAVRRQLLPQGIVPALAACIQSPHVAVLEALGYALSQLLQAKEAPEKIIPSSILASTLPQHMLQMLQPGPKLNPGVAVEFAWCLHYIICSQVGNPLLIGHGALSTLGLLLLDLAGAVQRTEDVGLELVGEELACPVLRCLSNLLTEAAVETVGGQMQLRDERVVAALFILLQFFFQKQPSLLPEGLWLLNNLTANSPSFCTSLLSLDLIEPLLQLLPVSNVVSIMVLTVLCNVAEKGPAYCQRLWPGPLLPALLHTLAFSDTEVVGQSLELLHLLFLYQPEAVQVFLQQSGLQALERHQEEAQLQDRVYALQQTALQG, encoded by the exons ATGTGGAGCCGACGGCAGGGCCGCCTTAGGCCCACAGTCTGCGGGGTGGAGGAGCTACGGCGCCGCCGGCGGGAGCAGGAGGCAG CACTGCGGAAGGCGCGGAGGGAGCAGCAGCTGGTCAGCAAGAGGCTGCTGAGAGAAGACGCCCCAGAGGAAGCTGGAGAGGGATGTGTGGCTGTGATCCTCGGGGAAGCCGAG GTGCAGCAGTTCCTGCGGCAAGCCCAGCGGGGtgcagaagaaaaggagagagagggggcTCTGGTTAGCCTTCGTCGAGGCTTGCAGCACCCTGAAACGCAGCAAACCTTCATCCA gctggagggcagcatgCGGACCCTGGTCGGGCTCCTGACCAGCAACCAGGCTCTGCTGCAGCTTGAGGCGGCTCGGTGCCTGCATGAGCTTTCTCACTCTGAGcagtccaccattgctgaggcctGCCTGCCAGCTACTTCCTACCTCCTCACCTACCTCTCCGGTTACAGCTCAGACTTCATA GAGCTGTGTCTGTATACACTGGGTAACCTGATCGTGGAGAGTGAGGCTGTGAGAAGGCAGCTCCTGCCACAGGGCATTGTTCCAGCCTTGGCTGCCTGCATTCAG TCCCCCCATGTGGCTGTGCTAGAAGCTCTTGGATATGCCTTGTCCCAGCTTCTACAGGCTAAGGAAGCTCCAGAGAAGATCATTCC CAGCTCCATCTTGGCCTCCACTCTCCCTCAGCACATGCTACAAATGTTGCAACCTGGCCCAAAGCTGAACCCTGGGGTCGCTGTGGAGTTTGCCTGGTGCCTTCATTACATCATCTGCAG CCAGGTCGGCAATCCTCTGCTCATTGGCCATGGGGCTCTGTCTACTCTGGGGTTGCTGCTGTTGGACTTGGCTGGGGCTGTCCAGAGAACTGAGGATGTAGGACTGGAGCTGGTAGGTGAAGAG CTGGCATGCCCCGTGCTTCGATGTCTAAGCAACCTGCTAACTGAGGCAGCAGTGGAGACTGTGGGAGGGCAAATGCAGCTCAGAGATGAGCGTGTTGTGGCAGCCTTATTTATCCTTCTGCAGTTCTTTTTCCAGAAACAGCCCAGTCTACTCCCTGAGGGCCTCTGGCTCCTCAACAACCTCACTG CAAACAGTCCTAGTTTCTGTACCTCCTTGCTCTCCCTGGATCTGATTGAGCCCCTCTTGCAGCTGTTGCCAGTATCCAATGTGGTGAGCATAATG GTGCTCACAGTTTTGTGCAATGTTGCAGAGAAGGGTCCTGCTTACTGCCAGCGGCTGTGGCCAGGGCCCCTGCTTCCCGCCTTGCTGCACACACTAGCCTTTTCTGACACTGAAGTAGTAGGCCAGAGTTTGGAGCTGCTGCATCTGCTGTTCCTGTATCAGCCAGAG GCTGTTCAAGTCTTCCTGCAGCAGTCAGGGCTGCAGGCCCTGGAAAGGCATCAGGAAGAGGCCCAGCTCCAGGATCGTGTGTATGCTCTCCAGCAGACAGCTCTTCAAGGGTGA
- the TMCO6 gene encoding transmembrane and coiled-coil domain-containing protein 6 isoform X6: protein MWSRRQGRLRPTVCGVEELRRRRREQEAALRKARREQQLVSKRLLREDAPEEAGEGCVAVILGEAEVQQFLRQAQRGAEEKEREGALVSLRRGLQHPETQQTFIQLEGSMRTLVGLLTSNQALLQLEAARCLHELSHSEQSTIAEACLPATSYLLTYLSGYSSDFISPHVAVLEALGYALSQLLQAKEAPEKIIPSILASTLPQHMLQMLQPGPKLNPGVAVEFAWCLHYIICSQVGNPLLIGHGALSTLGLLLLDLAGAVQRTEDVGLELVGEELACPVLRCLSNLLTEAAVETVGGQMQLRDERVVAALFILLQFFFQKQPSLLPEGLWLLNNLTANSPSFCTSLLSLDLIEPLLQLLPVSNVVSIMVLTVLCNVAEKGPAYCQRLWPGPLLPALLHTLAFSDTEVVGQSLELLHLLFLYQPEAVQVFLQQSGLQALERHQEEAQLQDRVYALQQTALQG from the exons ATGTGGAGCCGACGGCAGGGCCGCCTTAGGCCCACAGTCTGCGGGGTGGAGGAGCTACGGCGCCGCCGGCGGGAGCAGGAGGCAG CACTGCGGAAGGCGCGGAGGGAGCAGCAGCTGGTCAGCAAGAGGCTGCTGAGAGAAGACGCCCCAGAGGAAGCTGGAGAGGGATGTGTGGCTGTGATCCTCGGGGAAGCCGAG GTGCAGCAGTTCCTGCGGCAAGCCCAGCGGGGtgcagaagaaaaggagagagagggggcTCTGGTTAGCCTTCGTCGAGGCTTGCAGCACCCTGAAACGCAGCAAACCTTCATCCA gctggagggcagcatgCGGACCCTGGTCGGGCTCCTGACCAGCAACCAGGCTCTGCTGCAGCTTGAGGCGGCTCGGTGCCTGCATGAGCTTTCTCACTCTGAGcagtccaccattgctgaggcctGCCTGCCAGCTACTTCCTACCTCCTCACCTACCTCTCCGGTTACAGCTCAGACTTCATA TCCCCCCATGTGGCTGTGCTAGAAGCTCTTGGATATGCCTTGTCCCAGCTTCTACAGGCTAAGGAAGCTCCAGAGAAGATCATTCC CTCCATCTTGGCCTCCACTCTCCCTCAGCACATGCTACAAATGTTGCAACCTGGCCCAAAGCTGAACCCTGGGGTCGCTGTGGAGTTTGCCTGGTGCCTTCATTACATCATCTGCAG CCAGGTCGGCAATCCTCTGCTCATTGGCCATGGGGCTCTGTCTACTCTGGGGTTGCTGCTGTTGGACTTGGCTGGGGCTGTCCAGAGAACTGAGGATGTAGGACTGGAGCTGGTAGGTGAAGAG CTGGCATGCCCCGTGCTTCGATGTCTAAGCAACCTGCTAACTGAGGCAGCAGTGGAGACTGTGGGAGGGCAAATGCAGCTCAGAGATGAGCGTGTTGTGGCAGCCTTATTTATCCTTCTGCAGTTCTTTTTCCAGAAACAGCCCAGTCTACTCCCTGAGGGCCTCTGGCTCCTCAACAACCTCACTG CAAACAGTCCTAGTTTCTGTACCTCCTTGCTCTCCCTGGATCTGATTGAGCCCCTCTTGCAGCTGTTGCCAGTATCCAATGTGGTGAGCATAATG GTGCTCACAGTTTTGTGCAATGTTGCAGAGAAGGGTCCTGCTTACTGCCAGCGGCTGTGGCCAGGGCCCCTGCTTCCCGCCTTGCTGCACACACTAGCCTTTTCTGACACTGAAGTAGTAGGCCAGAGTTTGGAGCTGCTGCATCTGCTGTTCCTGTATCAGCCAGAG GCTGTTCAAGTCTTCCTGCAGCAGTCAGGGCTGCAGGCCCTGGAAAGGCATCAGGAAGAGGCCCAGCTCCAGGATCGTGTGTATGCTCTCCAGCAGACAGCTCTTCAAGGGTGA
- the TMCO6 gene encoding transmembrane and coiled-coil domain-containing protein 6 isoform X2 — MWSRRQGRLRPTVCGVEELRRRRREQEAALRKARREQQLVSKRLLREDAPEEAGEGCVAVILGEAEVQQFLRQAQRGAEEKEREGALVSLRRGLQHPETQQTFIQLEGSMRTLVGLLTSNQALLQLEAARCLHELSHSEQSTIAEACLPATSYLLTYLSGYSSDFIELCLYTLGNLIVESEAVRRQLLPQGIVPALAACIQSPHVAVLEALGYALSQLLQAKEAPEKIIPSILASTLPQHMLQMLQPGPKLNPGVAVEFAWCLHYIICSQVGNPLLIGHGALSTLGLLLLDLAGAVQRTEDVGLELVGEELACPVLRCLSNLLTEAAVETVGGQMQLRDERVVAALFILLQFFFQKQPSLLPEGLWLLNNLTANSPSFCTSLLSLDLIEPLLQLLPVSNVVSIMVLTVLCNVAEKGPAYCQRLWPGPLLPALLHTLAFSDTEVVGQSLELLHLLFLYQPEAVQVFLQQSGLQALERHQEEAQLQDRVYALQQTALQG; from the exons ATGTGGAGCCGACGGCAGGGCCGCCTTAGGCCCACAGTCTGCGGGGTGGAGGAGCTACGGCGCCGCCGGCGGGAGCAGGAGGCAG CACTGCGGAAGGCGCGGAGGGAGCAGCAGCTGGTCAGCAAGAGGCTGCTGAGAGAAGACGCCCCAGAGGAAGCTGGAGAGGGATGTGTGGCTGTGATCCTCGGGGAAGCCGAG GTGCAGCAGTTCCTGCGGCAAGCCCAGCGGGGtgcagaagaaaaggagagagagggggcTCTGGTTAGCCTTCGTCGAGGCTTGCAGCACCCTGAAACGCAGCAAACCTTCATCCA gctggagggcagcatgCGGACCCTGGTCGGGCTCCTGACCAGCAACCAGGCTCTGCTGCAGCTTGAGGCGGCTCGGTGCCTGCATGAGCTTTCTCACTCTGAGcagtccaccattgctgaggcctGCCTGCCAGCTACTTCCTACCTCCTCACCTACCTCTCCGGTTACAGCTCAGACTTCATA GAGCTGTGTCTGTATACACTGGGTAACCTGATCGTGGAGAGTGAGGCTGTGAGAAGGCAGCTCCTGCCACAGGGCATTGTTCCAGCCTTGGCTGCCTGCATTCAG TCCCCCCATGTGGCTGTGCTAGAAGCTCTTGGATATGCCTTGTCCCAGCTTCTACAGGCTAAGGAAGCTCCAGAGAAGATCATTCC CTCCATCTTGGCCTCCACTCTCCCTCAGCACATGCTACAAATGTTGCAACCTGGCCCAAAGCTGAACCCTGGGGTCGCTGTGGAGTTTGCCTGGTGCCTTCATTACATCATCTGCAG CCAGGTCGGCAATCCTCTGCTCATTGGCCATGGGGCTCTGTCTACTCTGGGGTTGCTGCTGTTGGACTTGGCTGGGGCTGTCCAGAGAACTGAGGATGTAGGACTGGAGCTGGTAGGTGAAGAG CTGGCATGCCCCGTGCTTCGATGTCTAAGCAACCTGCTAACTGAGGCAGCAGTGGAGACTGTGGGAGGGCAAATGCAGCTCAGAGATGAGCGTGTTGTGGCAGCCTTATTTATCCTTCTGCAGTTCTTTTTCCAGAAACAGCCCAGTCTACTCCCTGAGGGCCTCTGGCTCCTCAACAACCTCACTG CAAACAGTCCTAGTTTCTGTACCTCCTTGCTCTCCCTGGATCTGATTGAGCCCCTCTTGCAGCTGTTGCCAGTATCCAATGTGGTGAGCATAATG GTGCTCACAGTTTTGTGCAATGTTGCAGAGAAGGGTCCTGCTTACTGCCAGCGGCTGTGGCCAGGGCCCCTGCTTCCCGCCTTGCTGCACACACTAGCCTTTTCTGACACTGAAGTAGTAGGCCAGAGTTTGGAGCTGCTGCATCTGCTGTTCCTGTATCAGCCAGAG GCTGTTCAAGTCTTCCTGCAGCAGTCAGGGCTGCAGGCCCTGGAAAGGCATCAGGAAGAGGCCCAGCTCCAGGATCGTGTGTATGCTCTCCAGCAGACAGCTCTTCAAGGGTGA
- the TMCO6 gene encoding transmembrane and coiled-coil domain-containing protein 6 isoform X3 yields the protein MWSRRQGRLRPTVCGVEELRRRRREQEAALRKARREQQLVSKRLLREDAPEEAGEGCVAVILGEAEVQQFLRQAQRGAEEKEREGALVSLRRGLQHPETQQTFIQLEGSMRTLVGLLTSNQALLQLEAARCLHELSHSEQSTIAEACLPATSYLLTYLSGYSSDFIELCLYTLGNLIVESEAVRRQLLPQGIVPALAACIQSPHVAVLEALGYALSQLLQAKEAPEKIIPSSILASTLPQHMLQMLQPGPKLNPGVAVEFAWCLHYIICSQVGNPLLIGHGALSTLGLLLLDLAGAVQRTEDVGLELLACPVLRCLSNLLTEAAVETVGGQMQLRDERVVAALFILLQFFFQKQPSLLPEGLWLLNNLTANSPSFCTSLLSLDLIEPLLQLLPVSNVVSIMVLTVLCNVAEKGPAYCQRLWPGPLLPALLHTLAFSDTEVVGQSLELLHLLFLYQPEAVQVFLQQSGLQALERHQEEAQLQDRVYALQQTALQG from the exons ATGTGGAGCCGACGGCAGGGCCGCCTTAGGCCCACAGTCTGCGGGGTGGAGGAGCTACGGCGCCGCCGGCGGGAGCAGGAGGCAG CACTGCGGAAGGCGCGGAGGGAGCAGCAGCTGGTCAGCAAGAGGCTGCTGAGAGAAGACGCCCCAGAGGAAGCTGGAGAGGGATGTGTGGCTGTGATCCTCGGGGAAGCCGAG GTGCAGCAGTTCCTGCGGCAAGCCCAGCGGGGtgcagaagaaaaggagagagagggggcTCTGGTTAGCCTTCGTCGAGGCTTGCAGCACCCTGAAACGCAGCAAACCTTCATCCA gctggagggcagcatgCGGACCCTGGTCGGGCTCCTGACCAGCAACCAGGCTCTGCTGCAGCTTGAGGCGGCTCGGTGCCTGCATGAGCTTTCTCACTCTGAGcagtccaccattgctgaggcctGCCTGCCAGCTACTTCCTACCTCCTCACCTACCTCTCCGGTTACAGCTCAGACTTCATA GAGCTGTGTCTGTATACACTGGGTAACCTGATCGTGGAGAGTGAGGCTGTGAGAAGGCAGCTCCTGCCACAGGGCATTGTTCCAGCCTTGGCTGCCTGCATTCAG TCCCCCCATGTGGCTGTGCTAGAAGCTCTTGGATATGCCTTGTCCCAGCTTCTACAGGCTAAGGAAGCTCCAGAGAAGATCATTCC CAGCTCCATCTTGGCCTCCACTCTCCCTCAGCACATGCTACAAATGTTGCAACCTGGCCCAAAGCTGAACCCTGGGGTCGCTGTGGAGTTTGCCTGGTGCCTTCATTACATCATCTGCAG CCAGGTCGGCAATCCTCTGCTCATTGGCCATGGGGCTCTGTCTACTCTGGGGTTGCTGCTGTTGGACTTGGCTGGGGCTGTCCAGAGAACTGAGGATGTAGGACTGGAGCTG CTGGCATGCCCCGTGCTTCGATGTCTAAGCAACCTGCTAACTGAGGCAGCAGTGGAGACTGTGGGAGGGCAAATGCAGCTCAGAGATGAGCGTGTTGTGGCAGCCTTATTTATCCTTCTGCAGTTCTTTTTCCAGAAACAGCCCAGTCTACTCCCTGAGGGCCTCTGGCTCCTCAACAACCTCACTG CAAACAGTCCTAGTTTCTGTACCTCCTTGCTCTCCCTGGATCTGATTGAGCCCCTCTTGCAGCTGTTGCCAGTATCCAATGTGGTGAGCATAATG GTGCTCACAGTTTTGTGCAATGTTGCAGAGAAGGGTCCTGCTTACTGCCAGCGGCTGTGGCCAGGGCCCCTGCTTCCCGCCTTGCTGCACACACTAGCCTTTTCTGACACTGAAGTAGTAGGCCAGAGTTTGGAGCTGCTGCATCTGCTGTTCCTGTATCAGCCAGAG GCTGTTCAAGTCTTCCTGCAGCAGTCAGGGCTGCAGGCCCTGGAAAGGCATCAGGAAGAGGCCCAGCTCCAGGATCGTGTGTATGCTCTCCAGCAGACAGCTCTTCAAGGGTGA
- the TMCO6 gene encoding transmembrane and coiled-coil domain-containing protein 6 isoform X4, which translates to MWSRRQGRLRPTVCGVEELRRRRREQEAALRKARREQQLVSKRLLREDAPEEAGEGCVAVILGEAEVQQFLRQAQRGAEEKEREGALVSLRRGLQHPETQQTFIQLEGSMRTLVGLLTSNQALLQLEAARCLHELSHSEQSTIAEACLPATSYLLTYLSGYSSDFIELCLYTLGNLIVESEAVRRQLLPQGIVPALAACIQSPHVAVLEALGYALSQLLQAKEAPEKIIPSILASTLPQHMLQMLQPGPKLNPGVAVEFAWCLHYIICSQVGNPLLIGHGALSTLGLLLLDLAGAVQRTEDVGLELLACPVLRCLSNLLTEAAVETVGGQMQLRDERVVAALFILLQFFFQKQPSLLPEGLWLLNNLTANSPSFCTSLLSLDLIEPLLQLLPVSNVVSIMVLTVLCNVAEKGPAYCQRLWPGPLLPALLHTLAFSDTEVVGQSLELLHLLFLYQPEAVQVFLQQSGLQALERHQEEAQLQDRVYALQQTALQG; encoded by the exons ATGTGGAGCCGACGGCAGGGCCGCCTTAGGCCCACAGTCTGCGGGGTGGAGGAGCTACGGCGCCGCCGGCGGGAGCAGGAGGCAG CACTGCGGAAGGCGCGGAGGGAGCAGCAGCTGGTCAGCAAGAGGCTGCTGAGAGAAGACGCCCCAGAGGAAGCTGGAGAGGGATGTGTGGCTGTGATCCTCGGGGAAGCCGAG GTGCAGCAGTTCCTGCGGCAAGCCCAGCGGGGtgcagaagaaaaggagagagagggggcTCTGGTTAGCCTTCGTCGAGGCTTGCAGCACCCTGAAACGCAGCAAACCTTCATCCA gctggagggcagcatgCGGACCCTGGTCGGGCTCCTGACCAGCAACCAGGCTCTGCTGCAGCTTGAGGCGGCTCGGTGCCTGCATGAGCTTTCTCACTCTGAGcagtccaccattgctgaggcctGCCTGCCAGCTACTTCCTACCTCCTCACCTACCTCTCCGGTTACAGCTCAGACTTCATA GAGCTGTGTCTGTATACACTGGGTAACCTGATCGTGGAGAGTGAGGCTGTGAGAAGGCAGCTCCTGCCACAGGGCATTGTTCCAGCCTTGGCTGCCTGCATTCAG TCCCCCCATGTGGCTGTGCTAGAAGCTCTTGGATATGCCTTGTCCCAGCTTCTACAGGCTAAGGAAGCTCCAGAGAAGATCATTCC CTCCATCTTGGCCTCCACTCTCCCTCAGCACATGCTACAAATGTTGCAACCTGGCCCAAAGCTGAACCCTGGGGTCGCTGTGGAGTTTGCCTGGTGCCTTCATTACATCATCTGCAG CCAGGTCGGCAATCCTCTGCTCATTGGCCATGGGGCTCTGTCTACTCTGGGGTTGCTGCTGTTGGACTTGGCTGGGGCTGTCCAGAGAACTGAGGATGTAGGACTGGAGCTG CTGGCATGCCCCGTGCTTCGATGTCTAAGCAACCTGCTAACTGAGGCAGCAGTGGAGACTGTGGGAGGGCAAATGCAGCTCAGAGATGAGCGTGTTGTGGCAGCCTTATTTATCCTTCTGCAGTTCTTTTTCCAGAAACAGCCCAGTCTACTCCCTGAGGGCCTCTGGCTCCTCAACAACCTCACTG CAAACAGTCCTAGTTTCTGTACCTCCTTGCTCTCCCTGGATCTGATTGAGCCCCTCTTGCAGCTGTTGCCAGTATCCAATGTGGTGAGCATAATG GTGCTCACAGTTTTGTGCAATGTTGCAGAGAAGGGTCCTGCTTACTGCCAGCGGCTGTGGCCAGGGCCCCTGCTTCCCGCCTTGCTGCACACACTAGCCTTTTCTGACACTGAAGTAGTAGGCCAGAGTTTGGAGCTGCTGCATCTGCTGTTCCTGTATCAGCCAGAG GCTGTTCAAGTCTTCCTGCAGCAGTCAGGGCTGCAGGCCCTGGAAAGGCATCAGGAAGAGGCCCAGCTCCAGGATCGTGTGTATGCTCTCCAGCAGACAGCTCTTCAAGGGTGA
- the TMCO6 gene encoding transmembrane and coiled-coil domain-containing protein 6 isoform X7, translating to MWSRRQGRLRPTVCGVEELRRRRREQEAALRKARREQQLVSKRLLREDAPEEAGEGCVAVILGEAEVQQFLRQAQRGAEEKEREGALVSLRRGLQHPETQQTFIQLEGSMRTLVGLLTSNQALLQLEAARCLHELSHSEQSTIAEACLPATSYLLTYLSGYSSDFIELCLYTLGNLIVESEAVRRQLLPQGIVPALAACIQSPHVAVLEALGYALSQLLQAKEAPEKIIPSSILASTLPQHMLQMLQPGPKLNPGVAVEFAWCLHYIICSQVGNPLLIGHGALSTLGLLLLDLAGAVQRTEDVGLELVGEELACPVLRCLSNLLTEAAVETVGGQMQLRDERVVAALFILLQFFFQKQPSLLPEGLWLLNNLTANSPSFCTSLLSLDLIEPLLQLLPVSNVVSIMAVQVFLQQSGLQALERHQEEAQLQDRVYALQQTALQG from the exons ATGTGGAGCCGACGGCAGGGCCGCCTTAGGCCCACAGTCTGCGGGGTGGAGGAGCTACGGCGCCGCCGGCGGGAGCAGGAGGCAG CACTGCGGAAGGCGCGGAGGGAGCAGCAGCTGGTCAGCAAGAGGCTGCTGAGAGAAGACGCCCCAGAGGAAGCTGGAGAGGGATGTGTGGCTGTGATCCTCGGGGAAGCCGAG GTGCAGCAGTTCCTGCGGCAAGCCCAGCGGGGtgcagaagaaaaggagagagagggggcTCTGGTTAGCCTTCGTCGAGGCTTGCAGCACCCTGAAACGCAGCAAACCTTCATCCA gctggagggcagcatgCGGACCCTGGTCGGGCTCCTGACCAGCAACCAGGCTCTGCTGCAGCTTGAGGCGGCTCGGTGCCTGCATGAGCTTTCTCACTCTGAGcagtccaccattgctgaggcctGCCTGCCAGCTACTTCCTACCTCCTCACCTACCTCTCCGGTTACAGCTCAGACTTCATA GAGCTGTGTCTGTATACACTGGGTAACCTGATCGTGGAGAGTGAGGCTGTGAGAAGGCAGCTCCTGCCACAGGGCATTGTTCCAGCCTTGGCTGCCTGCATTCAG TCCCCCCATGTGGCTGTGCTAGAAGCTCTTGGATATGCCTTGTCCCAGCTTCTACAGGCTAAGGAAGCTCCAGAGAAGATCATTCC CAGCTCCATCTTGGCCTCCACTCTCCCTCAGCACATGCTACAAATGTTGCAACCTGGCCCAAAGCTGAACCCTGGGGTCGCTGTGGAGTTTGCCTGGTGCCTTCATTACATCATCTGCAG CCAGGTCGGCAATCCTCTGCTCATTGGCCATGGGGCTCTGTCTACTCTGGGGTTGCTGCTGTTGGACTTGGCTGGGGCTGTCCAGAGAACTGAGGATGTAGGACTGGAGCTGGTAGGTGAAGAG CTGGCATGCCCCGTGCTTCGATGTCTAAGCAACCTGCTAACTGAGGCAGCAGTGGAGACTGTGGGAGGGCAAATGCAGCTCAGAGATGAGCGTGTTGTGGCAGCCTTATTTATCCTTCTGCAGTTCTTTTTCCAGAAACAGCCCAGTCTACTCCCTGAGGGCCTCTGGCTCCTCAACAACCTCACTG CAAACAGTCCTAGTTTCTGTACCTCCTTGCTCTCCCTGGATCTGATTGAGCCCCTCTTGCAGCTGTTGCCAGTATCCAATGTGGTGAGCATAATG GCTGTTCAAGTCTTCCTGCAGCAGTCAGGGCTGCAGGCCCTGGAAAGGCATCAGGAAGAGGCCCAGCTCCAGGATCGTGTGTATGCTCTCCAGCAGACAGCTCTTCAAGGGTGA
- the TMCO6 gene encoding transmembrane and coiled-coil domain-containing protein 6 isoform X5, with amino-acid sequence MWSRRQGRLRPTVCGVEELRRRRREQEAALRKARREQQLVSKRLLREDAPEEAGEGCVAVILGEAEVQQFLRQAQRGAEEKEREGALVSLRRGLQHPETQQTFIQLEGSMRTLVGLLTSNQALLQLEAARCLHELSHSEQSTIAEACLPATSYLLTYLSGYSSDFISPHVAVLEALGYALSQLLQAKEAPEKIIPSSILASTLPQHMLQMLQPGPKLNPGVAVEFAWCLHYIICSQVGNPLLIGHGALSTLGLLLLDLAGAVQRTEDVGLELVGEELACPVLRCLSNLLTEAAVETVGGQMQLRDERVVAALFILLQFFFQKQPSLLPEGLWLLNNLTANSPSFCTSLLSLDLIEPLLQLLPVSNVVSIMVLTVLCNVAEKGPAYCQRLWPGPLLPALLHTLAFSDTEVVGQSLELLHLLFLYQPEAVQVFLQQSGLQALERHQEEAQLQDRVYALQQTALQG; translated from the exons ATGTGGAGCCGACGGCAGGGCCGCCTTAGGCCCACAGTCTGCGGGGTGGAGGAGCTACGGCGCCGCCGGCGGGAGCAGGAGGCAG CACTGCGGAAGGCGCGGAGGGAGCAGCAGCTGGTCAGCAAGAGGCTGCTGAGAGAAGACGCCCCAGAGGAAGCTGGAGAGGGATGTGTGGCTGTGATCCTCGGGGAAGCCGAG GTGCAGCAGTTCCTGCGGCAAGCCCAGCGGGGtgcagaagaaaaggagagagagggggcTCTGGTTAGCCTTCGTCGAGGCTTGCAGCACCCTGAAACGCAGCAAACCTTCATCCA gctggagggcagcatgCGGACCCTGGTCGGGCTCCTGACCAGCAACCAGGCTCTGCTGCAGCTTGAGGCGGCTCGGTGCCTGCATGAGCTTTCTCACTCTGAGcagtccaccattgctgaggcctGCCTGCCAGCTACTTCCTACCTCCTCACCTACCTCTCCGGTTACAGCTCAGACTTCATA TCCCCCCATGTGGCTGTGCTAGAAGCTCTTGGATATGCCTTGTCCCAGCTTCTACAGGCTAAGGAAGCTCCAGAGAAGATCATTCC CAGCTCCATCTTGGCCTCCACTCTCCCTCAGCACATGCTACAAATGTTGCAACCTGGCCCAAAGCTGAACCCTGGGGTCGCTGTGGAGTTTGCCTGGTGCCTTCATTACATCATCTGCAG CCAGGTCGGCAATCCTCTGCTCATTGGCCATGGGGCTCTGTCTACTCTGGGGTTGCTGCTGTTGGACTTGGCTGGGGCTGTCCAGAGAACTGAGGATGTAGGACTGGAGCTGGTAGGTGAAGAG CTGGCATGCCCCGTGCTTCGATGTCTAAGCAACCTGCTAACTGAGGCAGCAGTGGAGACTGTGGGAGGGCAAATGCAGCTCAGAGATGAGCGTGTTGTGGCAGCCTTATTTATCCTTCTGCAGTTCTTTTTCCAGAAACAGCCCAGTCTACTCCCTGAGGGCCTCTGGCTCCTCAACAACCTCACTG CAAACAGTCCTAGTTTCTGTACCTCCTTGCTCTCCCTGGATCTGATTGAGCCCCTCTTGCAGCTGTTGCCAGTATCCAATGTGGTGAGCATAATG GTGCTCACAGTTTTGTGCAATGTTGCAGAGAAGGGTCCTGCTTACTGCCAGCGGCTGTGGCCAGGGCCCCTGCTTCCCGCCTTGCTGCACACACTAGCCTTTTCTGACACTGAAGTAGTAGGCCAGAGTTTGGAGCTGCTGCATCTGCTGTTCCTGTATCAGCCAGAG GCTGTTCAAGTCTTCCTGCAGCAGTCAGGGCTGCAGGCCCTGGAAAGGCATCAGGAAGAGGCCCAGCTCCAGGATCGTGTGTATGCTCTCCAGCAGACAGCTCTTCAAGGGTGA